In the genome of Candidatus Eisenbacteria bacterium, the window ACGAGATGGCCCGCGTCGATGCCGAAGCGCACGTACGCCGCGAGAACGCCCCCCGCGATCGTCGCGAACCCGCCGGTCATCACGGTCATCAGCTCCGAGCGGGTCATCTGCGCGACGTAGGGCCGGACGACGAGAGGGGCCTCGGTCTGCCCGAGAAAGATGTTCGACGCGCACGAGAGGGTCTCGGCGCCGCTCGTCTGGAGCGTCTTTCGCATCACCCAGGCGAAGGCGCCCACCACGCGCTGCATGACGCCGAGATGGTAGAGGACGCCCATGAGGGATGCGAAGAAGATGATCGTGGTGAGCACGTGAAATGCGAAGACGACGCCGATCGGCGCCGCCTCTCCCGTCGCGAGATCGACGAGACCGTACGGGCCCGGGCCGCCGATTCCCGCGACCACGTCGTCCAGACCGCGATAGAGGTTCCCGAAGAGGAACGACGCCCCGTGGTCCGTGAAGCCGAGGACCTTGGCGATGCCGGCGCGGGCCCCCTCGAACACCATGCGCCCCGGCCCTGTTCTCAGGATGAGAAGGGCGAAGACCCACTGGAGCGCGAGACCGTACAGGATGATTCGAGGGCGGACCCTGCGGCGGTCGCTGGAGAGAAGAAAGGCGATCCCGAGGAGAACCCCGACGCCGAAGAGGCTGACGAATCGTTCCATCGCTCGACCACGCTTTCGAAGATTCTTGCGCCGGCCCGCGGGCGCGCGGGAAGCCCGCGGCCGGATCGACGGCCCGTTTCCGCATGACTCTACACCGGGCCGGGGATTCGGTACCATCCAGAAAAGAGGATCGAGTATCATGATCACGATGCGCGGAAGGAGATTCGTCGAGGCGGCTCTTCTCTTTCTTTTCGCGCTCGCCGTCCGTCTCGCGCACGGGCTGGCGATTCGCGGCGAGCCGGTCTTCGACATTCCGCTCGTCGACGAGGCGCTCTACTGGCGCGACGCGCTCAACCTCGCTTCCGGCGCCGCGTGGGACCCGGTCCTCTATCGTCCCCCGCTCCTCGCCGCTCTTCTCGCGGCATGCGTTCGGGTCTTAGGCGAGAGCGCGCCCGCGGCCCGCATGGCGCTGCTCGTTCTCTCCGCCCTCGCCGCTCCGCTCACGATGCTCCTCGCGGACCGGATCGTCGGCCGGGGCCGCGCGCGGCTCGCGGGCGTCCTCGTCGCCCTTTACGCGCCGGCCGTTTTCTACGCGGGCGAGCTTCTCCCGGCGTCGACGGTTCTTCTTCTCAACACGTGCGCCCTGCTTCTCATCCTCGTTGCGGAGGAGAAGCGCCGCCGCTCTCTCTTCGCGGCCGCCGGCGTTCTCATCGGGCTCTCCGCTCTCGGGTGGCCTGCGGTTCTCGTTCTTCTACCGGCGCTTCTCGTCCACTACCGGCGAGATCTCCGCGCGTTCGGGCTCGTCGCCGCGGGAGCGGCTCTCGCGGTCTCCCCGGCGTTCTTTCACAACCTTCGCGGGGGGGACCTCGTGCTCATCTCCTCGAACGGCGGGGTCAACTTCTACGTGGGGAATCATGCCGGCGCGGACGGCTGGTCCGCGCGCGCCCCGGATCTTCCGAACGAGCCGATCGAGGCGAGACGAGTGGCCGTGGAGATCGCCGAGAGGGCGGAAGGAAGGCCGCTCCGGCCCAGCGAGGTCTCGGGCTATTGGTTCGGGCGCGGTCTTGAGTGGATGATCTCAAGCCCGGGAAGCGCCTCGATGCTTTTGATCCGAAAGGGTTATGTCCTAATCAACGACCGGGACATCTCGGACAACATCGACTTCGCCGCGGTCGAGGAGGAGAGCCTTCCCCTCCGGCTCACGCCGATCCGCTTCGGGCTCCTCTTCGCGCTCGCGATCCCCGGTTTCGTTGCTCTCCGAAGGACGCGGGGCGGACGGCTCCTTCTCCTCTACGGGCTCATCCTCGGCCTCGCGATCGCCGCGTTCTTCGTCGTCGGGCGCTTCCGGCTTCCGCTTCTTCCGCTTCTTGCGATCGGCGCGTCGGCCGGTCTCGCGTCGCTCGCGGAAGGCCTCCGAAAGCGTCCGGCGCGCGCGGCGGGGTCTCTTCTTTTCGTCGTCGCCGCGCTCCTCGTCTCGCGGAGCGCGCTCTTCGGCATCGACGAGGACCGGACATGGCACTACCACTATCTTCGGGGCTACGCGTTCCTCGAGAAGGGGAGGACGGAAGAGGCGACCCGTGCCTTCGAGGAGATGATCCGCCGGAACGACGGCGTTCCTCTCGCGAAGAACGCGCTCGGCTATCTCTATGCTCTCCAGGGGATCCATCTCGACCGCGCGGAGAGGCTGATCCGGGACGCGATCGTGTTGGATCCCGGGCGGAAGCGATTCT includes:
- a CDS encoding NupC/NupG family nucleoside CNT transporter, which encodes MERFVSLFGVGVLLGIAFLLSSDRRRVRPRIILYGLALQWVFALLILRTGPGRMVFEGARAGIAKVLGFTDHGASFLFGNLYRGLDDVVAGIGGPGPYGLVDLATGEAAPIGVVFAFHVLTTIIFFASLMGVLYHLGVMQRVVGAFAWVMRKTLQTSGAETLSCASNIFLGQTEAPLVVRPYVAQMTRSELMTVMTGGFATIAGGVLAAYVRFGIDAGHLVAASVMSAPAAVVMAKIILPETEQPATAGDVKIPWERKTANVIDAAASGAADGLRLALNVGAMLLAFIALVAMIDFFLGFIHTSLREILGTIFSPIAWAMGVPAKDMLAVGNLLGTKIAINEFVGYVELGLAKETLSERSTIIATYALCGFANLGSIAIQIGGISGIAPERRGDLARLGLRAMAAGALASWMTACIAGTLLS
- a CDS encoding glycosyltransferase family 39 protein, which translates into the protein MITMRGRRFVEAALLFLFALAVRLAHGLAIRGEPVFDIPLVDEALYWRDALNLASGAAWDPVLYRPPLLAALLAACVRVLGESAPAARMALLVLSALAAPLTMLLADRIVGRGRARLAGVLVALYAPAVFYAGELLPASTVLLLNTCALLLILVAEEKRRRSLFAAAGVLIGLSALGWPAVLVLLPALLVHYRRDLRAFGLVAAGAALAVSPAFFHNLRGGDLVLISSNGGVNFYVGNHAGADGWSARAPDLPNEPIEARRVAVEIAERAEGRPLRPSEVSGYWFGRGLEWMISSPGSASMLLIRKGYVLINDRDISDNIDFAAVEEESLPLRLTPIRFGLLFALAIPGFVALRRTRGGRLLLLYGLILGLAIAAFFVVGRFRLPLLPLLAIGASAGLASLAEGLRKRPARAAGSLLFVVAALLVSRSALFGIDEDRTWHYHYLRGYAFLEKGRTEEATRAFEEMIRRNDGVPLAKNALGYLYALQGIHLDRAERLIRDAIVLDPGRKRFFLDSLGLVLLRQGRLAEASRAFEEAIPLYAWDETLSKAEALGHLADVREAEGRGAEADSLRAEAGRLRPR